The DNA region ACGACCATGATCGGCGTTACCTGGACGGTTGGGTGCATCTTTGCATTTCCGGGTGGACCCAGCACCGAGGCGAATATGCCGCCCTGCTTGACCTTTCCCATCAGAGCCTCTGCGGTCTTGCCGCCTACAGCGTCAGCAACTGCGTCGACAAAACCCAGCTTCTCCATCGCCGAGGGATCGTCCAGAGCGATCACCTCATCGGCGCCAAGTTCCTTTGCCTCTTTGAGCTGACTCTTGCGTACTCCAGCGATCACCTTGGCGCCAGCCTTCTTCGCCGTCCACACCGCGCTGCGGCCTACGCCGCCCACTGCGCCTGACACCAGAATCGTCTGTCCGGCCTTGATGCCCGTGCCGCGCGTCACCAGTTGTTCGCCGGTCAGAGTCACCAGCGGCAACGCAGCAGCCTCCACGAGGTCCAATCCCTCCGGAACCAGGGCAACGTCCTGCGCCTTTACGACCGCAAGCTCTGCATAGCTGGAGTGGCCCAGGGCCATGACCTTATCGCCCACCTCGAAACCGCTCACACCCGGACCCAGCGCGCGCACCAGACCGGCGATGTCTCTTCCCAGAATCCCAGGGAAAGTCACTGGAAAATGGCTCTTCGCAGCCCCGCTCCGCATCTTGTAATCAACCGGGTTGACGCTGGTGGCTGACAACCTCACCAGCACTTCACCGTCGCCGGCAACCGGATCGTCCACATCTTCATACTTCAACTTTTCAGGCCCACCATACTCGTGCAAAACAACAGCCTTCATGCAATACCTCCGCCAGAACTTCATCGAGCCATACAGAATGAGATGCGCGCCTGAGTACTTACGCCCTTGCTGACATGAATTTAGACGCAGAAAAATGCAACAAGGCACCCAAAGGCCTCTCCGGAGCGGATTGCACGGCATTGGCGGGGAGACCGTAGATGGAACAGGTTACGGGAGTAACCGCAGTGACGGTGCCTCTCGACCGGTCTCCTGTTTATCAATGTGGTGCGTCTGAAACTGCGGTCAGTCGAGCCCTTTCAGATATTGCTTCCACTCCTCGCCCTCCGCGACGCGCTTGAGCAACTCCAACCGGCGGCGCAGCAATCGCGCGACATGCGGAACCACCAGCGTCCGGCCCACCGGCCTCATCATCCATCCTAACGGCAACGAAAAACGCACCTTGTCGTTCAAGAGCGTGCGGCCACCGATCTCGCTGAAGAAGTGGTCGTGCTGAAAGCGTTTGAACCGCCCCCGTCCCATTGTGTCCTGAAAAAAATCGGGGCGCTCATACTTCGTGATCAGGCTTTCATGCAGTTGCGGCAGACCAAAGACCCATCCCCGCCACATCAACCTGTCGCCGCCCTCGACCAACCCGCTCGCCCTAGTCGACCCACTCTCTTCCAGTCGCATCTTCAGCGACCGCTCCACCAATTCCAGACTGGTCGACAGCAGAAAGCAACGGTCGATCGGCGCATTGATATGAATCTTATCGCTGACAACAAACATTCAACAGGCCTCCAGAATCAGATTCACGAACACATCTTCTACCAGCGCGGCCCGATCAGAATATGGAAGCTTGCCCCTCGCAAGTGCAGACAGCGCTAGATCTTCTCCAACCCGCTACTGCGTCCCTTCACGAGGTCAACCGCCCGCTGCACAAAAGCCTCCAACGCCACACTTCCCTCATCGCCTTTGCCACGCGTTCGTACACTTACCGCATCGCTCGCCGCTTCCTTGTCACCCATCACCAGGACGAACGGGACCTTCTGGAGCGTGAATTCGCGGATCTTGGCGTTCATCTTCTCGTTGCGCGCATCCAGCTCCACGCGCAGTCCTGCGGCCTCGAGCTTCGCCTTCACTGCGTTCGCATACTCCAGGTGCTTCTCCGAGATAGGCACTAATCCAATCTGCACCGGGGCCAGCCACATTGGAAACGCACCTGCATAGTGCTCGATCAGCACGCCGAAGAATCTCTCGACGCTTCCATACAAAGCGCGATGCACCATCACGGGCTGATGCAGCTCGCCGTCCTCGCCCTTGTACTCCAGCTCAAACCGCGCGGGCAGGTTGAAGTCGAACTGTACGGTCGACAACTGCCACATGCGGCCCAGTACATCCACCAGCTTGATATCGATCTTCGGCCCGTAGAATGCCGCCTCGCCGGGGATTGTCTTGAATGGAATGCCTTTGCGGTTGAGGACGTTGTGCAGCGAATTGACGGCCAGCTCCCAGTTCTCGTCCGATCCCACAAAGCTCTTACGGTCGTTTGGGTCCCACGTCGAAAGCTCGACCTTGAACTCCTCAAACCCGAAGGTCTTCAGCACGCTCTGCGCAAACTCGATGCACGCAATCACCTCATCTTCGATCTGCGAAGGCATGCAGAAGATGTGCGCATCGTCCTGGGTAAAGCCGCGCACGCGCAAGAGGCCATGCATGGTGCCCGAGCGCTCATAGCGATAGACGTTGCCC from Edaphobacter paludis includes:
- a CDS encoding NADP-dependent oxidoreductase; the encoded protein is MKAVVLHEYGGPEKLKYEDVDDPVAGDGEVLVRLSATSVNPVDYKMRSGAAKSHFPVTFPGILGRDIAGLVRALGPGVSGFEVGDKVMALGHSSYAELAVVKAQDVALVPEGLDLVEAAALPLVTLTGEQLVTRGTGIKAGQTILVSGAVGGVGRSAVWTAKKAGAKVIAGVRKSQLKEAKELGADEVIALDDPSAMEKLGFVDAVADAVGGKTAEALMGKVKQGGIFASVLGPPGNAKMHPTVQVTPIMVVPDAKMLRELAEDVAARRLTIPIDRMIPLKDAGEGQAAAEKGGIGKVLLLA